Proteins encoded within one genomic window of Chitinivibrionia bacterium:
- a CDS encoding AI-2E family transporter, which yields MSEIRQNEADKDNGNNCDCADKKVEASKGFWILRMLSDTKRYFGIFLLVVSIMLAYKLLFAFDELAQTIGRIVGILSPFILGFVIAYCINIPVSFLERIIKSVIKSRKLRYIEKFARVISILITGVGLIFLLVFGLRGFIPMIYENAMQLVKLMPGYIEQGLHLIKDIPYAEQLGINEMIAPLMETRPWTNFELNLGGGLRIAQNFFSGIFFVILSIISAIYFLAEYEKIKAFFHRVIKIIPSGEKQKATLKYVRLVDDSFRKFLTGQSLDSLILATITTTQFFFLGSPYPFVLGLMLGVANIVPYFGSIFGSMLAVFITFFSNGWETALLTAIILLITQQFDGYFINPRIMGTSFKLSPIIVIIAITVGGALGGVAGMIFAIPVVNVLKTVMDEFLETREKKLSLTIYD from the coding sequence ATGAGCGAAATCCGACAAAATGAAGCAGACAAAGACAACGGCAACAACTGCGACTGCGCCGACAAAAAGGTCGAAGCCTCCAAAGGGTTTTGGATTTTGCGCATGCTGAGCGACACCAAAAGATATTTCGGCATATTTCTTCTTGTCGTAAGCATTATGCTGGCGTATAAACTGCTGTTTGCGTTTGACGAACTTGCTCAAACCATCGGCAGAATTGTCGGAATTCTCAGCCCGTTTATATTAGGATTTGTGATTGCCTACTGTATAAATATCCCTGTTTCGTTTTTGGAACGCATTATCAAAAGTGTGATTAAGTCGAGGAAATTGAGATACATAGAAAAATTCGCAAGAGTTATAAGCATCCTTATAACAGGCGTAGGGCTAATATTTTTGCTTGTTTTTGGTTTGCGCGGATTTATCCCTATGATTTACGAAAACGCTATGCAACTTGTAAAGCTTATGCCCGGATACATCGAGCAGGGGCTTCATCTTATAAAGGATATTCCATACGCCGAACAGCTCGGAATAAACGAAATGATTGCCCCGCTTATGGAAACAAGACCTTGGACAAACTTTGAGCTAAACTTGGGCGGCGGGCTTCGCATTGCGCAAAATTTCTTTTCGGGAATATTTTTTGTAATTCTTTCTATTATATCGGCGATTTACTTTTTGGCGGAATATGAAAAAATAAAAGCGTTTTTTCATAGAGTAATAAAAATTATACCTTCGGGCGAAAAGCAAAAAGCAACCCTTAAATACGTGCGTTTGGTTGACGACAGTTTCCGTAAATTTTTGACGGGACAGTCTCTCGATTCGTTAATTCTTGCGACCATAACGACAACGCAATTTTTCTTTTTAGGCTCGCCCTATCCGTTTGTTTTGGGGCTTATGCTCGGCGTGGCAAACATTGTTCCGTATTTTGGCTCAATATTCGGCTCAATGCTCGCGGTCTTCATTACTTTCTTCAGCAACGGATGGGAAACCGCGCTTTTGACGGCGATAATTCTACTCATAACCCAGCAATTCGACGGATATTTCATAAATCCCAGAATTATGGGAACGTCCTTTAAATTGAGCCCGATAATTGTAATAATAGCGATAACTGTAGGCGGCGCGCTCGGCGGCGTAGCAGGAATGATTTTCGCAATTCCCGTTGTAAACGTCCTGAAAACCGTAATGGACGAATTTTTGGAGACGAGGGAGAAAAAATTAAGTCTAACCATATACGATTAG
- the rlmN gene encoding 23S rRNA (adenine(2503)-C(2))-methyltransferase RlmN — MKQNIYDLNLAELQEKIVEIGDKKYRAQQVFDAIYPTGVNSAGDIKNIPQNLQEKLGETFEFVPAKIEKTLVSSIDKSVKFALKLLDGAIIECVILCVKDRRTLCLSSQVGCRLGCVFCETSKMEFKRNLTSGEILYQLVIANNYLKEFGEKITNIVFMGMGEALSNFDNFEKAYWAIHNQKIFNIGTRKITVSTAGVISSIRKLMKSNIQIDLAISLNASTDEERSKIMPINKRYPIAQLLEISKEYTENCDRSVMFEYVMISGKNDSEDDAKRLAKMLKDIPCKLNLIPLNDCTCDLSCSPEERIEPFTKIIYDAGIRVMVRRSGGKDIGGACGQLAGSL; from the coding sequence ATGAAACAAAACATCTACGACCTTAACCTTGCTGAACTGCAAGAAAAAATTGTTGAAATCGGCGATAAAAAGTATCGCGCGCAGCAGGTTTTTGACGCGATTTATCCGACGGGAGTGAATTCGGCGGGCGATATTAAGAATATTCCTCAGAATTTGCAGGAAAAACTTGGCGAAACTTTTGAATTTGTTCCTGCGAAAATCGAAAAAACGCTTGTGTCAAGCATTGATAAATCCGTGAAATTTGCACTTAAACTGCTTGACGGCGCGATAATCGAATGCGTGATTTTGTGTGTGAAAGACAGGAGAACGTTGTGTTTGTCGAGCCAAGTCGGGTGCAGGCTCGGTTGTGTGTTTTGCGAAACGTCGAAAATGGAGTTTAAGCGGAATTTGACCTCGGGCGAAATTTTGTATCAGTTGGTTATCGCTAATAATTATCTTAAAGAATTCGGCGAAAAAATCACGAATATTGTGTTTATGGGAATGGGCGAGGCGCTGAGTAATTTCGATAATTTTGAAAAAGCATATTGGGCTATCCACAACCAAAAAATATTCAATATCGGAACGCGAAAAATCACGGTTTCGACCGCGGGAGTGATTTCGAGCATACGAAAACTTATGAAAAGCAATATCCAAATAGATTTGGCGATTTCACTTAACGCTTCCACCGACGAGGAGCGAAGCAAAATTATGCCGATAAACAAAAGGTATCCTATTGCGCAACTTTTAGAGATTTCAAAGGAATACACAGAGAATTGCGACAGAAGCGTAATGTTTGAATACGTTATGATTTCTGGCAAAAATGACAGCGAAGACGACGCAAAACGCCTCGCAAAAATGCTAAAAGACATTCCCTGTAAACTGAATTTAATTCCGCTGAACGACTGCACTTGCGACCTTTCCTGCTCGCCCGAAGAGCGAATAGAGCCGTTTACAAAAATTATTTACGACGCGGGAATACGGGTGATGGTGCGCAGAAGCGGCGGCAAAGATATAGGCGGCGCTTGCGGGCAGTTGGCGGGGAGTTTGTAA
- the rpmF gene encoding 50S ribosomal protein L32, with product MAVPKRRVSPSRRDMRRSHHALNAQMPSVCSHCKQYKISHRVCPSCGYYDGKQVLSVKED from the coding sequence ATGGCGGTTCCAAAGAGAAGAGTATCACCCTCGCGCAGAGATATGCGACGTTCGCATCACGCGCTTAATGCTCAAATGCCGAGCGTTTGTTCGCATTGCAAGCAGTACAAAATTTCTCACCGTGTTTGCCCGTCTTGCGGATATTACGACGGAAAACAAGTGCTTTCAGTCAAAGAAGATTGA
- a CDS encoding DUF177 domain-containing protein produces the protein MAIIILAGLMCLEIRKIPEGGQITEMVLRLGECDVALTLETQRNREKISCTAEYRTKINCECSRCLEEFEQEISGKVEFFIVPEKQEAVIGDFDSYFYRGENTKIDFSQTIYDEVFTQVPMKPLCKEDCAGIELN, from the coding sequence TTGGCAATTATTATTTTAGCGGGACTTATGTGTTTGGAAATTAGAAAAATACCCGAAGGCGGGCAAATTACCGAGATGGTTTTGCGACTTGGCGAGTGCGATGTCGCGCTGACGCTGGAAACGCAGAGAAACCGTGAAAAAATATCTTGCACAGCCGAGTATCGAACTAAAATAAACTGCGAATGTTCGCGTTGTTTGGAAGAGTTTGAGCAAGAGATAAGCGGTAAAGTCGAGTTTTTTATAGTTCCCGAAAAGCAAGAGGCGGTCATCGGCGATTTTGACAGCTATTTTTACAGGGGCGAAAACACAAAAATTGATTTTTCGCAAACGATTTACGACGAGGTTTTCACGCAAGTTCCGATGAAACCCTTATGTAAAGAGGATTGCGCGGGTATCGAATTAAATTGA
- a CDS encoding CNNM domain-containing protein — MIIWLVIVIIALTCSVFFALSETSIFSISREKYEALKNDKGRGRKVYEVLMKSNLFLVFLLLGNNFVNIVAISGMEVLFGGVFGSNLTLIFISTTVILVVIGEIMPKVIAVGNYMSVARFVAPIIVVVLKFGDGFFKKIDAFNLYILRMNYRYLLQMPNPFVTSDEYSVAVEEAVANKKIGKSTGEMISSFLDITQASVSKIARNRKEIKIISDFADKNALLPDEVAIFYEENDEIKNLLYRPFDGSVKIFVPEWFPNTKNIGDLHNYFLQTGNDCVLLLDEYGGFYGAASRYDIYKYWKALCRDKAQTLSEITLLGSDELVKYHEWVMPEILDKHAETKTFNGLLCLISGKIPESGEIITQGGFSYQIIEADAKKALKVKIQKNTFFTQT; from the coding sequence ATGATAATCTGGCTTGTAATTGTAATTATCGCGCTTACGTGTTCGGTGTTTTTTGCGCTTTCGGAAACCTCGATTTTCTCCATTTCGCGCGAAAAATACGAGGCGCTCAAAAACGATAAAGGGCGCGGGCGAAAAGTTTACGAAGTCCTTATGAAAAGCAATTTGTTTTTGGTTTTTCTGCTTCTTGGAAACAATTTTGTAAATATTGTGGCAATTTCGGGTATGGAAGTATTGTTCGGCGGCGTTTTCGGCAGTAATTTGACTTTAATTTTCATCAGTACTACGGTTATTCTCGTGGTTATCGGCGAAATTATGCCCAAAGTTATCGCTGTGGGAAATTATATGTCCGTCGCTCGGTTTGTTGCGCCGATTATTGTTGTCGTGCTGAAATTCGGCGACGGGTTTTTCAAGAAAATCGACGCGTTTAACTTGTATATTTTGCGTATGAATTACCGTTATTTGCTTCAAATGCCCAATCCTTTTGTGACAAGCGACGAATATTCCGTTGCGGTCGAAGAAGCGGTCGCAAACAAGAAAATCGGCAAAAGTACAGGCGAAATGATAAGCTCTTTTTTGGATATTACGCAGGCGAGCGTTTCAAAAATCGCCAGAAATCGAAAAGAGATAAAAATTATTAGCGATTTTGCCGACAAAAACGCGCTTTTGCCCGACGAAGTCGCCATATTTTATGAAGAAAACGATGAAATCAAAAATCTTCTTTATCGTCCGTTTGACGGCTCCGTTAAAATTTTCGTCCCCGAATGGTTTCCAAACACAAAAAACATAGGCGATTTGCACAATTATTTTTTGCAGACAGGCAACGATTGCGTGCTTTTGCTCGACGAATACGGCGGATTTTACGGAGCGGCAAGTCGATACGACATATATAAATATTGGAAAGCACTGTGCCGCGACAAAGCCCAAACATTAAGCGAAATTACGCTTTTGGGGAGCGACGAATTGGTGAAATATCACGAATGGGTAATGCCCGAAATACTCGACAAACACGCGGAAACAAAGACATTTAACGGACTTTTGTGCTTAATTTCAGGCAAAATTCCCGAAAGCGGCGAAATCATAACTCAGGGCGGCTTCAGCTATCAAATAATAGAGGCGGACGCGAAAAAAGCGCTGAAAGTAAAAATCCAAAAAAACACATTTTTCACTCAAACTTGA
- the rsmI gene encoding 16S rRNA (cytidine(1402)-2'-O)-methyltransferase has product MLYLVPTPIGNLEDITIRAKKVLCEVDLIIAEDTRNSGILLKHIGSDVKMWAYHDHNEAKVSQNIIDFMKNGDKSVALITDAGTPGIADPAFYIVREAIKNDIKITSLPGASAFITALVASGLPSERFIFENFLPPKSAKRTRIFESFKDEKRTVIFYESPHRILKVLQELDAVLGDIPTVVARELSKIYEEFIRGTPKEILKTFEKRTPKGEFVVLFNAGGINAQLLGFASASLSDRSGDIEAEDDE; this is encoded by the coding sequence ATGCTCTACCTCGTCCCCACTCCCATAGGAAACCTCGAAGACATAACCATTCGCGCAAAAAAAGTTCTCTGCGAAGTCGATTTGATTATCGCCGAAGATACGCGAAACAGCGGGATTTTGCTGAAACACATCGGAAGCGACGTAAAGATGTGGGCTTATCACGACCATAACGAAGCGAAAGTCAGCCAAAACATTATCGATTTTATGAAAAACGGCGACAAATCCGTCGCGCTCATAACCGACGCGGGAACTCCGGGAATTGCCGACCCCGCATTTTATATTGTGCGCGAGGCGATAAAGAACGACATAAAAATTACCTCGCTTCCGGGTGCTTCGGCGTTTATTACGGCGCTTGTGGCAAGCGGACTTCCCAGCGAAAGATTTATTTTCGAGAACTTTTTACCGCCGAAATCAGCAAAGCGCACAAGGATTTTTGAGAGCTTCAAAGACGAAAAAAGAACGGTGATTTTTTACGAATCGCCGCATAGAATACTGAAAGTTTTGCAGGAATTGGACGCGGTTTTGGGCGATATTCCAACGGTTGTTGCGCGGGAATTAAGCAAAATTTACGAGGAATTTATCCGCGGAACGCCCAAAGAAATCCTGAAAACCTTTGAAAAACGAACTCCTAAAGGCGAATTTGTAGTGTTGTTTAATGCGGGCGGAATAAACGCCCAACTGTTAGGGTTCGCTTCGGCTTCGCTCAGCGATCGAAGCGGCGATATAGAAGCAGAGGATGACGAATGA
- a CDS encoding histidinol-phosphatase HisJ family protein — translation MQNKEFIWETHGVHTGTENDLVSHGIDDIEAIIEKAISMKHPNITFIIHTPRLTKFRYLSEETTNIKFVRGSEAYQNYAQKISDLREKYASKINIRYGIELEWMGTKLGLQWNRSKVLLVPDADFIIGSVHFSKEGIPYDGSIEETQKLLKMRGNLENYWAQYFEEIIEMVSYSSDMIDVVGHLDLPKLYVDLPKDFTEIDNGDNIVADRLRTLLEMISENNLALDLNLAGLKKGCGIYPNLSVLKRAKTLKIPIAIGSDTHAINDYGQLYDKAIDYAKQAGYSQYVSFSRRIPEIRPFSYKDSEDIDNYDALNLSIQILNRRFPVSNLGRIPRFAFGGKYADFIKLYDGATSLGNLSAIRTRRECKSIMIGEDFPEIYDENEVGILSRHYDKPGVLSILFNMLASEGINVKTAFVNSKSGGIAEAFLTVSGDEKGIKNAIEFVKGTGKDNFLSIEFGKKLNAPPVKKCKHYLLEVDGVKLPIPLGKQMILAVIKNKPGVLLILLSALASRKINIIDLQLGERGDRGFLAVSIDGDFGVVEEMLRKLGNQYYETTHFELEC, via the coding sequence ATGCAAAATAAAGAATTTATTTGGGAAACGCACGGAGTTCATACAGGGACGGAAAACGACCTTGTTTCGCACGGGATTGACGACATTGAAGCGATAATCGAAAAAGCGATTTCTATGAAGCATCCGAATATAACATTCATAATTCACACGCCGCGACTTACGAAATTTCGCTATCTCAGCGAAGAAACCACAAACATTAAATTTGTGCGCGGGAGCGAAGCATACCAGAATTATGCGCAAAAAATCTCGGATTTACGAGAAAAATACGCCTCAAAAATAAACATCCGCTACGGAATAGAACTCGAATGGATGGGCACAAAATTAGGACTGCAATGGAACAGAAGCAAGGTTTTGCTTGTTCCCGACGCGGATTTTATTATCGGCTCGGTGCATTTTTCAAAGGAAGGAATTCCCTACGACGGCTCAATCGAGGAAACGCAAAAACTGCTGAAAATGCGCGGAAATCTCGAAAACTATTGGGCGCAATATTTTGAAGAAATTATAGAAATGGTCTCGTATTCGTCCGATATGATTGACGTGGTCGGACACTTGGATTTACCGAAACTTTATGTCGATTTGCCGAAAGATTTTACCGAAATCGATAACGGCGACAATATTGTAGCCGACCGCCTGAGAACGCTTTTGGAAATGATAAGCGAGAACAATTTGGCGCTCGACCTTAATCTTGCGGGCTTAAAAAAGGGCTGTGGGATTTATCCGAATTTGTCCGTTCTCAAGCGTGCAAAAACGCTTAAAATCCCCATTGCAATCGGCTCCGACACCCACGCCATAAACGACTACGGGCAACTTTACGACAAGGCGATTGACTACGCAAAACAGGCGGGTTATAGCCAATACGTCAGTTTTTCGCGCAGAATTCCCGAAATACGCCCGTTTTCGTATAAAGACAGCGAAGACATAGACAACTACGACGCGCTTAATTTGAGCATACAAATACTCAATCGACGGTTTCCCGTAAGCAATTTGGGGCGCATTCCTCGTTTTGCGTTTGGCGGAAAATACGCGGATTTCATAAAACTTTACGACGGCGCGACATCTTTGGGCAATCTTTCGGCAATTCGGACAAGAAGAGAATGCAAAAGCATAATGATTGGCGAGGATTTTCCCGAAATTTACGACGAAAACGAGGTCGGGATTTTATCGCGGCATTACGACAAGCCCGGAGTTTTGTCGATTTTGTTTAATATGCTCGCCAGCGAGGGCATAAACGTGAAAACCGCCTTTGTAAATTCCAAGTCGGGCGGTATAGCGGAGGCGTTTTTGACGGTTTCGGGCGACGAAAAAGGCATTAAAAACGCAATAGAATTCGTAAAAGGCACAGGAAAAGACAATTTTCTTTCGATAGAATTCGGCAAAAAACTTAACGCTCCGCCTGTAAAAAAATGCAAACACTACCTTTTGGAAGTTGACGGCGTAAAACTGCCCATCCCCTTAGGAAAACAAATGATTTTGGCGGTAATAAAAAACAAACCCGGCGTTCTTTTAATTTTACTTTCGGCGCTCGCTTCACGCAAAATAAACATCATAGACCTGCAATTAGGCGAGCGAGGCGACAGAGGCTTTTTGGCGGTATCGATAGACGGAGATTTTGGCGTGGTAGAGGAAATGCTACGGAAATTAGGCAATCAGTATTACGAGACCACGCATTTTGAGTTGGAGTGTTGA
- a CDS encoding glycoside hydrolase family 9 protein produces MKKLLFIAICAILFSVAFMGCRGGSTSPRRAIDGGVYVRYNFLGFTPSRQKRLVVMSERNLSGREWTITKEEADSVVMRGRFGNSASGVSGHMPLPFNYIVDFTALRDEGTYRFETDGAEAAIFPISNDPYSWLISRPLLWMRTARCGYDGHRTHGVCHLQDSAGILFHRRGGDNGSWHDAGSGKRRDMRGGWHDAGDYVKFTLTIGYATYFMLRAYELYPALFDTMFNFSRTELNDILDEAKWGLDWLFKTMDPRDTNEFVVQVANYVDHNVGYRLPHNDTLSGHNRPILAALSPTQMGYAAASLALGANIFRNIPGKENLARQYEERARLIFRRAISDDAEAPAGYDDKLNTWYGDQTINDNLALAAAELYRLTGVDHYREQSVRFQDIARDAGWRAWESVNMPANLRVMEWHPVAVNDLHADLDAFMAHGRRPGNIWGLPTQYVWAGLYTYIAIGANALEFQMLTGDRRYEELGRNMFDYFMGKNNWGINFVATEDPRLAGRTITQPNSQIFGLQAQFFPEGAISEGPGDRPSWDRFSIFFPFDPTIERTYKFNTVDGVFFDNRKDFMSMETTIHGVAAGIFKLTTAIKFFSEERAR; encoded by the coding sequence ATGAAAAAATTACTCTTTATAGCAATTTGCGCGATATTGTTTTCGGTGGCGTTTATGGGATGCCGCGGCGGCTCAACTTCTCCCCGCAGAGCGATTGACGGCGGAGTTTATGTGCGCTACAACTTTTTGGGCTTCACTCCAAGCCGCCAAAAGAGATTGGTGGTTATGTCCGAGCGAAACCTGAGCGGCAGAGAATGGACTATAACAAAAGAGGAAGCGGATAGCGTTGTTATGCGCGGTCGTTTCGGTAATTCGGCGAGCGGAGTATCGGGACACATGCCTCTTCCGTTCAACTACATTGTGGATTTTACCGCATTGCGCGACGAGGGGACATACAGATTTGAAACGGACGGTGCGGAAGCGGCGATTTTCCCGATTTCAAACGACCCTTATTCGTGGCTTATAAGCAGACCTCTTCTTTGGATGCGCACGGCTCGCTGCGGATACGACGGACACAGAACTCACGGAGTTTGCCATTTGCAAGACTCGGCGGGCATTCTTTTCCACAGGCGCGGCGGCGATAACGGCTCGTGGCACGACGCCGGCTCAGGCAAAAGAAGAGATATGAGAGGCGGCTGGCACGACGCGGGCGACTACGTTAAATTTACGCTTACAATCGGCTATGCGACCTATTTTATGCTTCGCGCTTACGAACTTTACCCCGCGCTTTTTGACACAATGTTCAATTTTAGCCGCACCGAGCTTAACGACATTTTAGACGAAGCAAAATGGGGCTTGGATTGGCTTTTCAAAACGATGGATCCGCGCGACACGAACGAATTTGTTGTTCAGGTGGCGAATTACGTTGACCACAACGTCGGTTATCGTTTGCCGCATAACGACACTTTGAGCGGACATAACCGTCCGATTTTGGCGGCGCTTTCTCCAACGCAAATGGGATATGCCGCGGCAAGCTTGGCTTTGGGCGCGAACATTTTCCGTAATATTCCGGGCAAAGAAAACCTCGCCAGACAATACGAAGAACGCGCTCGCTTAATTTTCAGACGGGCGATTTCGGACGATGCGGAGGCTCCCGCGGGCTACGACGACAAACTCAACACGTGGTACGGCGACCAAACGATAAACGATAACCTTGCTCTTGCCGCGGCGGAGCTTTACAGATTAACGGGCGTTGACCACTACAGAGAGCAGTCCGTGCGCTTCCAAGACATAGCGAGAGACGCGGGTTGGCGCGCTTGGGAATCGGTAAATATGCCTGCAAACTTGCGCGTTATGGAGTGGCATCCCGTTGCAGTAAACGATTTGCACGCCGATTTGGACGCGTTTATGGCTCACGGCAGAAGACCGGGCAATATCTGGGGACTTCCCACGCAATACGTTTGGGCGGGTCTTTACACATACATCGCAATCGGCGCTAACGCATTGGAATTTCAAATGCTGACAGGCGACAGAAGATACGAAGAGCTCGGCAGAAATATGTTCGACTACTTTATGGGAAAAAACAACTGGGGCATTAACTTTGTGGCAACCGAAGACCCGCGCCTTGCAGGCAGAACAATAACTCAGCCGAACTCGCAAATCTTCGGACTTCAAGCGCAATTTTTCCCCGAAGGCGCAATTTCGGAAGGACCGGGCGACAGACCAAGCTGGGATCGTTTCAGCATATTCTTCCCCTTTGACCCAACGATAGAGCGCACCTACAAGTTCAACACGGTGGACGGCGTATTCTTCGACAACCGCAAAGACTTTATGTCAATGGAAACCACAATCCACGGCGTTGCGGCGGGGATATTCAAGCTGACAACCGCGATAAAGTTTTTCTCGGAAGAGAGAGCGAGATAA
- a CDS encoding glycoside hydrolase family 9 protein, with protein MSIFSKAAIIGLCAGAFLLVSAQTFIRANLAGYFPSAEKRMVVMSSEDLSSRAWRITDENGSVAKQGVIGTSLIGVSDHSAFAFNHEILFSELTREGNFVLSIDGVENARTFRITSDPYSEAIASSLRWIRVQRSGSVHTLDREPAHFGDSVAFVYYRTGPNRSDPWAENDEFIAHNLLGGWYASTDYTKSTPLIALTTFYLLRAYNLAPETFTRRYSPSALVDILDEARFGLEYLLKVMPNDRDFIINVGGYDSEFGVRLPHRDRRDGLRPAFSIKSSSCMASVSAALALGAQTFQNIDANFARQCREKAIRLFDAAQAQGVRPEWLERGWALFPDPTAEDNLLMAAVALHQLTGEERFLTRARALSDALPAAHWISWDVQNVIAQSMVLPQHPNARRTILESLGGTLSNSRNAQNIWNLPKGYTINALYNYFVIAIGAGAYSVQSGDNTHASLVLDVLNYNYGLNNWGLSFTALQSIPESVRNFNHPIYRLQQRLFPEGLTAVGPTDRATHAAQSIWILYDLRTSAQFPFNTQAVVFYDLDGDFISMGGRTSGAAKNIYLMTLANTLFGRN; from the coding sequence GTGAGTATATTTTCAAAAGCGGCTATTATTGGGTTGTGTGCGGGAGCATTTCTTTTGGTATCTGCGCAAACTTTTATTCGCGCCAATTTGGCAGGATATTTTCCGTCAGCCGAAAAAAGAATGGTTGTGATGTCGTCTGAGGATTTGTCCTCGAGAGCGTGGAGAATTACGGACGAAAACGGCTCTGTGGCGAAACAGGGAGTTATCGGAACAAGCTTAATAGGGGTAAGCGACCATTCGGCGTTTGCATTTAATCACGAAATCCTGTTTTCCGAATTAACGCGGGAAGGGAATTTCGTTCTTTCGATTGACGGCGTAGAAAACGCGCGTACATTCAGAATAACTTCCGACCCGTATAGCGAAGCGATTGCCTCGTCTTTGAGGTGGATACGCGTTCAAAGAAGCGGCTCCGTCCATACGCTCGACCGCGAGCCCGCGCATTTCGGCGACTCCGTGGCGTTTGTTTATTACAGAACGGGACCCAACAGGAGCGACCCTTGGGCGGAAAATGATGAATTTATCGCTCACAATTTGCTCGGCGGCTGGTATGCTTCTACCGACTACACAAAATCGACCCCGCTTATCGCTTTGACAACCTTTTATTTGCTGAGAGCATACAACCTTGCGCCCGAAACCTTCACAAGAAGATACAGCCCAAGCGCTTTGGTCGATATTTTGGACGAGGCGCGCTTCGGACTTGAATATCTGCTCAAAGTTATGCCGAACGACAGAGACTTCATAATAAACGTCGGCGGATACGACTCCGAATTCGGCGTCCGCCTTCCGCATCGCGACAGAAGAGACGGTTTGAGACCCGCGTTTTCTATAAAGAGCTCGTCTTGTATGGCTTCCGTTTCGGCGGCGCTTGCTTTGGGCGCGCAAACTTTCCAAAACATAGACGCGAATTTTGCAAGACAATGCAGAGAAAAAGCGATAAGATTATTTGACGCGGCGCAGGCTCAGGGTGTTAGACCCGAATGGCTGGAACGCGGTTGGGCGCTTTTTCCCGACCCGACTGCCGAAGACAATTTGCTTATGGCGGCGGTGGCTCTCCATCAGCTTACGGGCGAAGAGCGGTTTTTGACGAGAGCAAGAGCGCTTTCGGACGCGCTTCCCGCGGCGCACTGGATAAGCTGGGACGTCCAAAACGTAATTGCGCAATCTATGGTTTTGCCGCAACATCCAAACGCGCGCAGAACAATTCTTGAGAGCTTGGGCGGCACTTTGTCTAACAGCAGAAACGCGCAAAATATATGGAACCTTCCCAAGGGCTACACCATAAACGCGCTTTATAATTATTTTGTTATAGCGATAGGAGCGGGAGCATACAGCGTTCAGTCGGGCGACAATACTCACGCAAGTCTTGTTTTGGACGTTCTTAACTACAACTACGGGCTTAACAACTGGGGCTTAAGTTTTACGGCGCTTCAGAGCATTCCCGAAAGCGTTCGCAATTTTAACCACCCGATATACAGACTTCAGCAAAGATTGTTTCCCGAAGGCTTAACGGCGGTCGGTCCGACCGACAGAGCGACCCACGCCGCCCAAAGTATATGGATTTTGTATGACCTTCGCACATCGGCGCAATTCCCGTTCAACACTCAAGCGGTGGTGTTTTACGACTTGGACGGCGACTTTATTTCGATGGGCGGAAGAACGAGCGGCGCGGCGAAAAACATCTATCTTATGACTTTGGCAAACACCCTTTTTGGTAGAAATTAG
- a CDS encoding DUF2905 domain-containing protein, which yields MNFAEVGRFLLVAGVSITIIGVFFLLSDKLPIGQLPGDVNFSRGSIQISLPIMTCILLSVALTIVVNFFSK from the coding sequence ATGAATTTTGCGGAAGTTGGGCGGTTTTTGCTTGTGGCGGGCGTGTCGATAACTATTATCGGCGTGTTTTTTCTTTTGTCGGACAAATTGCCTATCGGACAATTGCCGGGGGATGTAAACTTTTCGCGAGGTAGTATTCAGATTTCGCTTCCGATTATGACCTGTATTTTGTTATCGGTTGCGCTTACTATTGTGGTAAATTTCTTCTCGAAATAA